GCTAAATAATCACATTACTGAGCAGAACTCTCTTATATCCCTTATTCAGGCAACAGTACAAGAGAAGGACCAAACAATTGGTTCTTTAGAAGAACAACTTAAGGTTGAGCAGGAGAAAACCAAGTGGATCAAAACTGAGATTCCACAAAAGCAAGAGGAAGAGAAAGACAGTGAGGAAAAAATCCATCAGCTTCAACGGAAGCTTCAGGCTGCTCTGATCTCTCGCAAAGAGACTCTCAAAGAAAACAAATCCCAGAAGGAGCAGCTAGCTTCAACTGAGAAGCTCCTCGTAGAGCTGCAGCAGAAAGTGgatttggcagaaaatgaattgGAGAATCTAAAAGTTGAAAAAGTTAAGTTGATTAATGAGGTGGACCAAATGTTACTGGAGAACCAAAGCCTGGGATCATCCTGTGAGAGCCTCAAGCTGGCCATGGAAGGCATAGTGAACGAGAAAGAAGCCTGTAAGAGAGAAGCTGCGTTGGCAAAAGAGGAGGCTGCCAGGGTAGGCAGGGAATGGGAGGGAAAGGTCCAAGCCATGAAGCACGAGTATGAAACTCTACTCACGTCCTATGAAAATGTGAGTGATGAAGCGGCACGTGTGAGACGTGTGCTTGAAACTGCcaagcaggagagacaggagctgGCGGCCAAAGTGAGGACGCACGAGGCTGCCCGGCAGGAGGCCGAGCGGCACACCGAAGAAGCTCAAAAAGAGGTGGAGACGGTGAAGGACAAAATGCGAAAGTTTATCAAAATGAAGCAGCAAAAAATCTTGGAGTTGGAGGAGGAGAACGAGCGACTTAGAGAGATGGAGGAAAAGAGTGAAGTAAAACGAGAGCGCAGGACTCTCAAAGCTGAGTTTGAAACACTTCAAGAGCAGCTGGAGACGGCAAAAGCAGATCTGAATGCTGCAGTGGCAGAAAGAGACTCTTTAGGGGAACAAGTTGAAGCTCTGAAAGAACAGCTTGCCACTGtggaagagagagagaacaaaaaaATGGAGGTTGCTCCTTTTAGCACAACGGTCGTTGCAGAAGAAATTGTCACCGCGCAGCGATCTCACACATCTACAACAAAAACAGAGCCTGTTGAAGGGCAGCTTGAAGATAAAGAAAAGCTGTTGACTCCAGAAGAGGTTTCATTTGAGGATGCTCCAGAAGATGATCTGCATCCTCTCGAGGAGAGCCCAAAAACTGACCAAAGTATTTCCAGCACATTGCAGAATAAAATCAGGGAGATGGAGGAAGCTTTTAACACTGAGAAGGAGCTATGGCATGAACGAGAAGATAAACTCAAGACTGATTTGGCCTCTCTTGAGCAGGAGCTTGAAGAAAGTAAAGAGAAGGTGAATGTTTTGGCCTCTCTAGAACAGCGCCTCCAAGATGGCAACGAAAGGGAAAAATGCCTGATGGAAGATGGTTCAAAGAGAAAAGCCCGGTTCAAAGAACACCTCAGGAACCTTGAAATGGAGAAGGACAACCTGGAGGAACGTCTGATGAACCAGTTGGCGCAGCTCAATGGGAGCATTGCTGGATACCAGCAAGAGGCAGCAGATACCCGGGAATGCCTGACTAAACTCCAGCGCACCGTGGAGAAGTTGGAGGGGGAGCGAGCTGAACTGGAGGCTCAGGCTCAGAGTGATAGGGACCgagcctgcaggttggaagaagACATGAGGCAAgctcagagagagagagctgaAGCTGAAGCAGAGGCTGGCAAGCAGAGAGAGCTCCAGCAACAGCTGAGGTCTGCTCAGAGGGTCAAAGAAGGCAGCCAGAGCCGAGTACGTCAACTGGAAGATCTGCTGAGGGAAAAACAGCTGGAGGTCCGTCAGCTGCAGAATGACAGCATCCAATATCAGGAACGAATCAGCGAACTGGGTAGAGAAGCTAAGGCACTGCGGTTAGGCCACGATAAGCTTTCCAAGAAACTAGAACAATCTCGAGGAGAAACTTCCAAAAGCGTAGAGGAATTGAAAAGGACTGAATCAGAGTTGACTAGATGCAAGTTTGAATTGGATGAGGCTCAGAAACAGGCGAGCAAAGCTTTAGAGGAGAAAACGAGTATTGAACAGAGCGCCTCGCGGAGGGAGGCTCTGCTGAAAACTGAGGCTGAGCAAACTTTGGACTCTGTGCGATTCAGGCTTGGAGGTGAACTGAAGCAGATGGAGCTCAGTCTGGAAGAGGCCTACAGAGAAAGAGATAAGGAAGAGGAAGCCACGCTGGAGGCCAGAGGCATGGCCGAAAGAGCCGAGCGACGGGCACAGGACGCACAAGCCCGCCTGGATGAGTCTCTGGCTAGGGCTAGCTGCCTTTTCCGCGCTGCATGTCTTCACTGCAGGATGACCGTGACAGAGTTCTGGATGAAGCCCGGCAGTGGGAGACTCGTTTTAATGACGCACTTCAGACTAAAGAGGCTGAACTTCGTGTCACAGAAACACAACTGAAAGAACTCTCAGAACAGCTTCAGAGAGAATGCGCCCTGAAAGAAGAACTTCAGCTTTCTGTGGGCAGGTAAGAATTGTGTCCCCGTTAACTTTGCACATGACACTCAAATTATTTGTGCAAGTGAAATGGACAGGATGACATTATGTGTGAGATAACTACCACATTTCTTTCAGACTAGAGAAAGCAGACAAAGACTGGCAGGTGAGATTAGAAGGAGAGCAAAACAAAGTCCGAGAGAGCCGAGCTGTCCTCGACAAAGAGAGGACGAAGCTGCAAGAAACCATGGCGGAGTTGGAGCGCACGCGGCGTGAAGCCCGTGCCTTGAAAGATGAGGTGGAAGGTCTCTCTCACAGAGCTCAAGCTCTGGAAGAAGCAGTAGGTCAGCTGCAGGGTGAAGTCAACAAGGCCAGAGAGGAGCTGAAAGAGAGAGAGGCCGAAGAGAGGTGGCTGTGTCTAAACGTGGAGCAGCTGGAGATGGACCTGCGATCCTCCAAGACCTTAACAGAGACTCTGCAGACGGAGTTAAACGAGAAGGAAAGGCGAGAATTGGAAATGTTGGAGGAGAAGGAGCAAGCTGTGGTTCAGGTATGAGATGATCTCCATTCCTTCATAAACTTTGTGCGCTTATCGTAAGAGGACTTACACACTCCTCGTTTTACCAGGCTGCAGAGGAGGCCAGAAGAGAGGCCGACGGCAGGGCACAAGAAGCCCAGGGCGAACTGGAGCAGAAAAGGGATGAATTACGAGAACTCGAAGATAAAGTACGACGCATCGAGGAAGAGAGCAACACCAGTAAAGCCAGATTAGACTCTTTCATGAAGGCCATGCGCTCCTTGCAGGATGACAGGGACAGAGTCCTCAACATGTACAAGCAGCTAGAAGAGAAACATCTACAGGTAatcgctcaaaaaaaaaaaaaaaaaacggcatgTTGAACTGCTTGTTGTTACAATGTTTATAATATTAATGGTTAATTGATACGAATTAAGGTTTTTATCGAAACAAGTGGCTGATAACTGACAACTTTAGTTTTTCGTGTGATACAATATTAGAATAAATGAAATGGAAAATAGCTGTACTTCAGTGAATATTTACAGTGGTGTTACTGTTTGCATTTTCTAGATTTGAAGTGTTAGTTTTTTGCCAGATAACGTTCCATAAAGCATCGGTACAGTTCCCGCTGTTTCAAAACACCCACTTACACTGTTTTAAGGCACCCGTCTGGAGAGCCCAACATCATTCTGCACGTTTGTGAAATTGGCCTCATGTGAGGGGcgattgagaggttttgagcctgacccagaaaaatttGGCCGTGTTTTGCCACCTTtttactagagcccgaccgatatatcagccggctgatattatcagctgatataagcccttttcaaagtactcactatcggccaaaattttgccgatagaacgccgataagttctcataaacagaacagttactgaaatgtttgtcggcaatgtaaaatgtccttgcactgatCGTCCAGTAGAtgaagctctgactccattcagctgagagctgcttaaacccctgcttaaatgtgttcatcaccggcccccatagttcgccgtcacactgcactgattggctgacaaaagcatacaagtaagtttagaaggatgttgtttgtaataactttgcgattacattcactccacatttctcctgtttcagttcaactcagtttgattaactcagtttatgtagtaatgtgtcaaatgtgcttcattgtgtcggtcacgctttttattaagcccacgttgtgtagaccttatttctagcatgaaaaactttcgtttactgctaagaggttgaaacattcagattcactggtcgtccatccggaagggttctgggaattactgccgttcgccattaaccctctggggctgacgccatcgtatacCAGCCAtcgctgggaccaagctttactaaattgtaaataactttttaatgatctgagatagaaacttacttttttttttttttttggctgaaaagttaactctgcggacttttgatccaccattgtccatcttggtactcctcatagaagatgtgtgatgacatgcgcaatgtgagtgtctaatcggaattggttctccgtcacatggttttccaaaatccaatcgtagggcagatttacctcatgtgatatggcaaagatcgttttcaggagtgatatcttactagttggcccgtttgaatagccctctaactgctccaattgcatttttgcattttttgaacttgaaaattcttatgttataaagttaatcaatatgaggacaaagcttcagcttttagctcataccttttttgttaagggtccaaaaaagaacattttattcattaaaaaaataataataatatcggctgatttataggctatcggcaaatcagacaatttatcgattattggcatttttttcatccaaatatcgttatcggcatcaaaaaaatccatatcggtgggGCTCTACtttttacattctgagaaaccaacatttctcaagaatgtgtgacattttgactcaccgggtgcaatgttgagaaatgcccCTCGGAAGTGCCGACATGGGACAATCTGTATTTGCTTGTGGTTTAGGTCATGATGGAGAAAGATGATCTGATCCAAGAGGCTGCCACAGAGAACAACAGTCTGAAGGAAGAGCTGCGTTCTCTGCTCATCCAGAGGGACGACCTGCACGCCGAAAAGGCCAAACTCTTCGCTCAGCTTCACGGCTACCGTGACGAACTCAACCAAGTCTTGAGCATGAAAGACTCCCAACAGAAACGGCTTCTGACAGAACAGAGACGACGTATTTCCTCACTGGAAAAGGAGCGTGAGGAGTTAGAAGCTCGGCTGAAGAGCCTGAGGCGAGATGTAGACGCTGCAGACGCCAGAGTGGAGACTGAAACTCTGAGTCGTGCTGTTGATGGTGGGTCACATTTACACAAGGTGGATGCTCCGGGTGCAGAAGTTGAGAAGCTGAGGGAGCAGGTGCAGGCTTTGGAGGCGAGCCTCCTCCAGGAGAGAGAAGAACAGACCAGCAGAAATAAAGAACTGGCTGAGCTGCGCTGGGAAGGAGGTGTGATGAGGACCGAGTCGGAGAGTGCTCAGGAGAGGGTGGCAGAATTGGCCCGAGACCTGTTGGCTGTCGAACAAAAGCTACTAGAGGAGAAAGAGGCAACGTCTCGGCTGAGAGCAGAGAACCAGTCATTTGCAAAATCCATGGCCTCCCTCCAGGACAGCAGGGACCAGGCAGTAAACAAAGCCCAAAAACTCAGCCTGAAGCTGGAAGAGGTGACCAAAGCAGGAACTCAGACGGTGCACAGTGGTGCCGGAGGCTCCACTGGAGAGGTGTGGGGCCTGAAGAACGCACTGCAGGCCCTCCAGAATGACCGCGAGAGACTGGTGAGGAACAAAAGTTGATTCATGGTTTAGTTCTTAACACAAAGATACTGAACATTAACAAAGAATCGCTTGTGTTGTTTCTCTTTTCACCTCTCGATGTGCAGCTGGAGCAGCTTCAGAATCAGACGTCGGAGCTCCAGAAGCAGAAGACGGAGTTGTCCCGGCTGGGAGCCGGAGAGCTGATTAAAGTCACCCAGCAGTTCTTTGAGGAGAAAAAGAAGAATGAGGAGATGCTGGGTGCCGTGACGCAGCTGGAGAACGCAGTGGAAATGGGGAAGCGTGAGATAGAAACACTTCGGTGAGGCAGCGTTTTGTCGACTCTTTTACCATCATCACCGACTTTGACGAAGCACAAAAACCAAGAACCTTTGATTTATCATTGTTAGGCTGGAACGTGTTGACTGGATGGCTCAAGCAGAGCAGCTGAAGCAGCAGACACTCGCTACGTTGTCGGAGAGAGACCAACAGCTGCGCCAGCTAAGCACGTTGCTGGAACAGGCGCGCATTCGCGAGCCCAAAGTCAACAAGGAGCAGTATCAGCGAGAGGTTGCCGCTCTGTCCAACTCCTGAGTGTAGAGCTGGAAACAAGATTcttatttctgtgtgtgtttggataAAATCATTCCTCAAATGACGCATTTTTATTGTGTGAACAGGGTGCAGAGGAGGTGGACAGTGCACCCGGAGCGCCACAGGAGCGAAACAGCACGCTGACAAGCAACAGCTACATCGCTGAGGTTAAAGAGCTGCAGCAGAGGTACGTCACAGctcctccagaaaaaaaaaaaaaaaaatgtgtttaagcAAACTTAAGTCTGTACTTTTCTCCGTCAGGCTGGATGACGAGGTGCAGCAGAGGATGGCTGCAGAGGAGCAGCTCATGGCCACACAGGATCGACTCAAACGGTAAAATGTGAACTCACGGCTCAaagccttttgtgacttttgttatTTGGAGACACTAGTGACGTAATAATGCAGTCAAAGGAGGATCAAAATGTGCGCACATCCAAGCAAGAGCAGAATGGAAGTGAGAAAGGTCTGCACACTGCTGCACTTCAAAAAAATAAGAACTTAAATGATTATTTTTAGCTTATCTGGCGTCCGTCCACTGTTCGTAGAAAGTGTTTCATCTCCTTCAATTCTTGATGATCTTGATTCTGATGGGTTTTGTTTGCTTCATCTGAGCACTGTTCCCAGATCTTCCTCCCAGAAGTTTGAATTTTGGAGAAAATATACACTCTTCATGGTGAAAACTGTGAAATTCATCCAAAACGCTTCTTCTCGTTctgttcttgatggattttgatgatTTTGTTTGCATCATCTAAGCACTGTTGACAATTCTTCAAGAGCTTTtgtgaaaatacgaggtctgtccgtaaagtaacggtcctttttatttttttcaaaaactatatggatttcattcatatgtttttacgtcagacatgcttgaaccctcgtgcgcatgcgtgagtttttccacgcctgtcagtgacgtcattcgcctgtcggcactccttgtgggaggagtcgtccagcctgaaacaggctgatgacgctgcctgagagcgctgcacgacgtctcgcaccgtgaaaagtccttaaagcgacagaatcacctcaaaatctctcatcagctgttaaagttttcactgaaaaccagcttaatttttcgaaccatgtccacttcgatgtgtctcacaggtttagaaaaaattttgatcaaacaaagcgccagtctctcagcaacttctcagacaaaggaattccgacgaggggctggacgactcctcccacaaggagtgctcacaggcgaatgacgtcaccgacaggcgtggaaaaactcacgcatgcgcacgagggttcaagcatgtctgacgtaaaaacatatgaatgaaatccatatagtttttgaaaaaaataaaaaggacctatactttatggacagccctcgtatagactCTCTGCAATGCAAATGATAAAATTCACCCAAAAGGCTGAATAGATTTTATGCagttctgatggttttgtttggtTCATCTGaacactgttcacaattcttccttgTGGACTTTTGGGGTAAAAATGTAGACATTTGTTGGTGAAAATGGTGAAGTTTACCTAAAATAGGGCCTGTTCCTGGATTGCATGGttggtgaggggaaaaaaatccatCAAAATAAGACACCATtcaaaaaaatgtacacattgtCATAAAGATCTTGGAAGAGAACCTCAACTACCAGCAAGAATATTTATTTACAGCAAATCAGCCTTTCTTTAAACTGTCAGCATTTCAGTCGACCTGAGGAAGGTCTTGCAGATGGAAACGTTGTccatataaaaagacaaataacttTATCTTACCAACCCCAGTTATATACTGTATTATATAATATACCAGTTACACATTCTATTTCATGTTGCAAGATTTACTACCATTGATACATAGAATACAAGATTAAGTTACATTTGATGTGCTTTCTTTTGATATTTATAGAGGATTTGTTTGTGGTGCTAACAGCTGTTATTGTTAACAGTCACATTCAAGCGAAGCAGCATTTTGCACATGAAGACGATAGTTCTGAAACCGCCGTCTTCATCGAGCCGCCAGAAGGAGCCGTCACTCGAGTAAGGCTCCGCTAATATTCCATCCCGCTTCTTCGTTTATCAtccaaaatacacattttaaatgtCACCTTGTTTTCCCTCTCTGCCAGACTCGGAGAGGCGGTCCCGGCCTGAAGCGGACGCTCCGCGTGACCTTCTGCTCGCGGCAGCGCACCCCTCTGCTGTTGGGCATCTATCTGCTGACTGTGCacgtcctgctgctgctgtgtctgtGCGGGTTCCTCTGAGACCAGCTCCTTTTGTCCGCTCAGCAGCAGAGAGCGGGGAAAGTGGAAGCGACGCAAAGCCATCTTCATGTTTGACATCGTTACCTATGATGCACGCACGCACTACAAAACGATGCACTTTATGGGAAATATCGACTTTACGGTTTTGCCAAAGTATTTAGATTTATACAGGGAGTTACTGTCACAGATTTTAGTCCACTCACATGtgactttatttttaaaatccgGGCACGAAGCAGAGCCTTTTTAAAGGAGGAAAACTCATTTCATGGAAGAATCCAGATTTACAATCAGAGGTTTCGGGTGTGACTCCAGCTCAGTTAGGAGAGAGGTGGGTGGGTTAAATCCCCAACGAGCACTGGTGAAGTGTCCTTGAGTCAAGACGCCGAAGCTTACAACTGCTAACCTTACGGGAGGAGCGGTATGATTCCTGACGAACGCGGGAAACTGATGCAGAGAAAGAAGAGGACAGGTGGTGCCTTCATGTGCCTTTAGAGTCACACACATAAGAATCAGTTTACTAAAGGCTTGATGTTTTTCATGCAGTTATGCTCCACTTTCTTCCTCCTCAAAACATTTTATGCACAAAATTGGAGCGCAGTggggtttttttcttttcctcttaACATTCCTGTTTTTCCTCTGATCACATTTAATAAATTAGtgattgaatatatatatatatatatatatatatttgtacaaATGTACTTTTTGGCTGGAGGTGGCATTTACCTGAACTCAAGATTCCCGTTCTGACCTtctatttcactttttttttttttttttttttgtgctgttgaTTTTATGTCTGGTGAAGAATCATTCAGGTGTTTGTTTCCAGTGTAGATTTGTTCCACAGGAGGAAATCATGTTACGTCTACCCCATTAGTCAGTAGCAGCATAATTTATTgtccataaaataaaatatttagtcGACTCCtcagtatgtatgtgtgtatatattccgatattcctgttttttttttttttttgtagtataacTGCTGCTTTCTACTCATCTATGATTATTGATCTTATACTTTCCACTGTTGATTTCACTGACACACTATTAAAGGGCTGTGTAGAAAAATGTGATTAAAGCCTTTTGTTTAAATCATAATCCACTGTTGTCAACTGAACCTTTTTTAAACcatattttttaacattttatctTGCTTTCAATGAATATCTTAATTTAAATTTACTATTTAAAAAAGGGGGTTTTCTGACCTGAATATGGCAATACCATTTTCATTTAAACcagatgtgcaaaaaaaaaaaacgcaattgtTTTGTGGCCTTGGTGGGTGCGAGTTGTGCCCTTCTAATTAATAAGCCTAAAAACGGCCGTTGTTAAATTCTAAATGAAAGATTAAATTTTCTATATTAGTGTGACCAGCTGTGAAGAATAGTCATTCCAGATTTAATTTAAAAGTCAAGAATATATGCGGGGAGGAGGAGTAAAAATTTATTTGATTACGTGACAAATCTGCTTATAAATCAGATTTAATTTGAAAATATGACAATACTTTTAATTACTTAAAACTAGAGTGTAAGCCTGCCCCCTACTGTTGGTCATAGCTTCACGTAATGCacgatttatttatttcatttttctttttggtGGGGGTCATTCACGAGCTCAAAGTTTTAAACGCAGATTCATATGCAAATGGAATCCCGCAGGAACCACAAACGTCAAATTATTTTCAAtaattcgttttttttttttttttcccgtctcATTGCGAAACACAAGTTTCGGTGAGTACTTGAATGCAACATTTccaatttaactttttttaaagaaaaaataatattggTTAAAAAAAGATGTTAAATACTGAGAGAAATACGttcttgatcattaaaattattaattaaaaaaatgattaattcatTAAAATTATTAACTTACGAGTGCGAGTGAGTACTTGTTGCATTCAAGTACTCACCGAAACACAAGTTTCGGTGAGTACTTGAATGCAACATTTtccaattttaacttttttttaaagaaaaaataataatattggtTAAAAAAGATGTTAAATACTGAGAGAAATACGTTCTTGATCATTAAAATGATTAATTTACGAGTGCGACATTTGCGCTATTTGCACGAGGGCGCGTTCATGTTTGCGGAATCCGCGTTCACTTCTGCAAAGTGTCGgaggtttgagcacaactgtagcagCGGACAAAAagtataaataaaaagaaactggGGAGTGAAGGTAATTTActtttaatttaactttttttacaTGTCTTTTATTTGACGTTACATGAATTAAACCGGAAGTTCTGCAATTAAATTGTAACACACGAAAGTCTGtgcagttttatatatatatatatatatatatataaatgtaccgAGTAATAAGTTCCTAAAACAGCAAATTAATGTGGCTATCAATTAAGAAAATGTCATTGGAATGTCCAAATCAGTGCTGATCTTATGAAGAAATTACATTAAACCTGATGTGCCTGTAAATATATTCAGTTTTAAAGGTCCATAAATCTAAATTATATAGCTGTTGTATAATGCCGTATTTTTTATGAGGCATTTTAATCTTCTGGCAGCATAATGTTAGTTTATGTGTTCATGCTTTGTGTTGAAAGTGACTTCCTTTTTTGTGACGTATCAAATGTCAATGTAAGAACGAAGACAAAAAGCTGAATAAAGTGATTTTATTTCACCAGATGTGGAAGTCGGTGGTGGGTCACAATGTGAAGATGAAGGTGGATGCAGAGGGGGATGACTGGGAGACGGACCCGGACTTTGAGGTGCAGGAACCTGCTTGTTTTCAAATGGTGACTTCATAGTGCTTGTTCATTTACAGCAAATTATTGTGTGTTTCAGAATGACATCTCGGAGCAGGAGCAGCGGTGGGGAGCCAAGACGGTCGAAGGCTCTGGACGCCCACAGCACATCAGGTAAAAAGCTGCAAAAAAAGCTGTTGGTGGAAATAAAAGACTCCGATACAGGAAGAGGAAGTGAGAGCAGAGCAGGCCATTCAGACAGCTCAGGTCTCCAAATATGGCTAATACGTGAGTGGTGACACCGGCAGATATGAACCGCGTCACTTTCACAGTGCAACACGGACAGATTGTGCCTATGACCACTTTGCAAGCTGAATATGAGCTACAGAACAGAATTTGTAGAAGATGTGCTTATTTTTTTGTGTACCACCTTGCAGTGGCAGATCTAGAGGggggtgtgccccccccccccccccacttgaaGTTTGATTGATCATTTCTGACCGAGATGCAAATAGATGATCCCAAAACTACCTTCTTTGCAACCTAGTGTGTCTCAAAACACTTTAATGTaacagtaacaggaagacagaggacgggaaggagaggaacggtAGTAGCCAGTAAGACAGGAGCGGGCAgtatttctgatatttatatttgtatttacattttgcaaatagtttttttatttttacttttatactctgtgtgcttcttaccccggggtgctgctatacaatgctgctggaacctcaatttccctgagggagtcttcccaaggaattaataaagttctg
The window above is part of the Thalassophryne amazonica chromosome 22, fThaAma1.1, whole genome shotgun sequence genome. Proteins encoded here:
- the golgb1 gene encoding LOW QUALITY PROTEIN: golgin subfamily B member 1 (The sequence of the model RefSeq protein was modified relative to this genomic sequence to represent the inferred CDS: deleted 2 bases in 1 codon), translated to MFNRLATVLQELSGEEGTDGDPEEVLVSQPPASEGQAPEEYEVSEEAMERLAHLEQLVVHLKVLIQDKDTQLVQKDTELAQKDAHLKNEKEAAEARFTKLKLQAKAKVAALSKQITDLKGREGEVSPESSFSCAGVEEEVQELKNKLNEEEAKSRKLEEQLRATKQLLQVKETEHVEQLRVLQAVVCEKDVRFQEQIQKHEELLKVTQSQNGAQLQQALHAGQQRCAELEESLMSRCQMLEMLQEEVSSADQQKQILTAQFRQMEQELAEAVKRREEERRQWAEQAGRFEAELAATRTNQEALERERMEVARLQSELASLREAEHVTQQTLEREMVEIVRLEKDLALTKQAELAAVQALHDAGKRECEEIAHFERELASMREAESAVHQANKEASEREKSEVDKLEKETTSFREEQGDDQRKDLILAEMWPRLRTLALGGTCPVEENLVPADLSSFLDTVLSIETQLKRIKDEQNETEEHCAQLTDTMEALQEKLDRKTTEHEEAVTNIQQLEQQIKTMSEDSLVQRSSEEEKAHILALEEQLLAKDNELAELQQSLLLAKDQSSIMAASPEQDQEAGTTSHDSSADHPDFLEDTQEEETTLVAEDTSVVSNSVDNSSPEFIRHPSESPGESKGASSDEMVTSTDSEVAHSSWTLLEDVTSEGGHEWPSIVQDFGTMQLHSWEETSVQQESTAVQIEFSSVTIQERAELQVTQEGASPTGAILPSSQVFDHVLAEELQKRYSELTAEHQCLREAAAASEEKIKSLEKEAQSLSAAKEDAKSEITILAADLASAKEEFEKILQENDSMIEKHCIEMQLLEEQIEILTSQSNAKEEMIQVLQTDLEMVQQGLCEQEGRAQMLSAQLEERELLSSDLKSKLKDMETSMVEYSQTLELNSVSMSKKDTEISELQLCLSLKEQEMMEHNESMTTKLLQAEEEKSLIDGEVLNLKQQLLELEKFREENQKMNYESAATDLDDELLSLRKDKEELEHQLANMKKKLQAALVHRKELMKKISAFEEEEKKKISEGQDVTATGETPVKVEMSSTHNIQEMEVTFDELRQALKDKEEAVQAMKERANKQDQVLAETLALNKKLSEEAENSQQTAILHATSVLQDRVEFESECEMLQNELQKANEVHEETVRKAKEKDEHYREQLAQQKEEHIELMQRFEVQSSEQEVLVTKLRELEELQMNTKVSTEMGNLPHQDTKHLTENLEKSASSDWAQEDWVDFSASEPESSQPEPSEPIKHPIEQSEVISAQMEESLKMLKDQVESLQVANTQLEMQLQEAQDSLSLKETELMELGKEVQALREKDIQISVVSEEIGILREKYLQAESFAQTLKAEMESADRSADSITALQQEVEDFKQFLTKKDHEITELNNHITEQNSLISLIQATVQEKDQTIGSLEEQLKVEQEKTKWIKTEIPQKQEEEKDSEEKIHQLQRKLQAALISRKETLKENKSQKEQLASTEKLLVELQQKVDLAENELENLKVEKVKLINEVDQMLLENQSLGSSCESLKLAMEGIVNEKEACKREAALAKEEAARVGREWEGKVQAMKHEYETLLTSYENVSDEAARVRRVLETAKQERQELAAKVRTHEAARQEAERHTEEAQKEVETVKDKMRKFIKMKQQKILELEEENERLREMEEKSEVKRERRTLKAEFETLQEQLETAKADLNAAVAERDSLGEQVEALKEQLATVEERENKKMEVAPFSTTVVAEEIVTAQRSHTSTTKTEPVEGQLEDKEKLLTPEEVSFEDAPEDDLHPLEESPKTDQSISSTLQNKIREMEEAFNTEKELWHEREDKLKTDLASLEQELEESKEKVNVLASLEQRLQDGNEREKCLMEDGSKRKARFKEHLRNLEMEKDNLEERLMNQLAQLNGSIAGYQQEAADTRECLTKLQRTVEKLEGERAELEAQAQSDRDRACRLEEDMRQAQRERAEAEAEAGKQRELQQQLRSAQRVKEGSQSRVRQLEDLLREKQLEVRQLQNDSIQYQERISELGREAKALRLGHDKLSKKLEQSRGETSKSVEELKRTESELTRCKFELDEAQKQASKALEEKTSIEQSASRREALLKTEAEQTLDSVRFRLGGELKQMELSLEEAYRERDKEEEATLEARGMAERAERRAQDAQARLDESLARASCFPRCMSSLQDDRDRVLDEARQWETRFNDALQTKEAELRVTETQLKELSEQLQRECALKEELQLSVGRLEKADKDWQVRLEGEQNKVRESRAVLDKERTKLQETMAELERTRREARALKDEVEGLSHRAQALEEAVGQLQGEVNKAREELKEREAEERWLCLNVEQLEMDLRSSKTLTETLQTELNEKERRELEMLEEKEQAVVQAAEEARREADGRAQEAQGELEQKRDELRELEDKVRRIEEESNTSKARLDSFMKAMRSLQDDRDRVLNMYKQLEEKHLQVMMEKDDLIQEAATENNSLKEELRSLLIQRDDLHAEKAKLFAQLHGYRDELNQVLSMKDSQQKRLLTEQRRRISSLEKEREELEARLKSLRRDVDAADARVETETLSRAVDGGSHLHKVDAPGAEVEKLREQVQALEASLLQEREEQTSRNKELAELRWEGGVMRTESESAQERVAELARDLLAVEQKLLEEKEATSRLRAENQSFAKSMASLQDSRDQAVNKAQKLSLKLEEVTKAGTQTVHSGAGGSTGEVWGLKNALQALQNDRERLLEQLQNQTSELQKQKTELSRLGAGELIKVTQQFFEEKKKNEEMLGAVTQLENAVEMGKREIETLRLERVDWMAQAEQLKQQTLATLSERDQQLRQLSTLLEQARIREPKVNKEQYQREGAEEVDSAPGAPQERNSTLTSNSYIAEVKELQQRLDDEVQQRMAAEEQLMATQDRLKRHIQAKQHFAHEDDSSETAVFIEPPEGAVTRTRRGGPGLKRTLRVTFCSRQRTPLLLGIYLLTVHVLLLLCLCGFL